One part of the Eucalyptus grandis isolate ANBG69807.140 chromosome 10, ASM1654582v1, whole genome shotgun sequence genome encodes these proteins:
- the LOC104420879 gene encoding 16 kDa phloem protein 1 isoform X1, with translation MAVGVLEVLLVSAKGLGNTDFFDGLIGKMDPYVLIQYKTQERKSSIARGQGSNPSWGEKFTLRVEYPGEGDHHQFKLNLKIMDKDTFSADDYIGSATIFLEDFLALGVENGTAELHPSKYRVVRMDQSYCGEIQVGLTFNLREEPEINEEYGGWKQSEY, from the exons ATGGCAGTTGGGGTTTTGGAGGTGTTGCTGGTGAGCGCAAAAGGCCTTGGAAACACTGATTTCTTTG ATGGTTTAATAGGTAAGATGGATCCCTACGTTTTGATTCAGTACAAGACACAAGAACGCAAAAGCAGCATCGCCAGAG GGCAGGGAAGTAATCCATCATGGGGGGAGAAGTTCACGTTGCGGGTGGAGTATCCAGGAGAAGGCGACCATCACCAGTTCAAGCTCAACCTCAAGATCATGGACAAAGACACCTTCTCCGCCGACGACTACATTGGAAGTGCGAC CATCTTTCTGGAGGACTTTCTGGCGTTAGGAGTGGAGAACGGGACCGCCGAGCTGCATCCGAGCAAATACCGGGTGGTTCGGATGGACCAGTCCTATTGCGGAGAGATCCAAGTTGGCTTAACATTCAATTTAAGG GAGGAGCCGGAGATTAATGAAGAGTACGGAGGATGGAAGCAAAGCGAGTATTAG
- the LOC104420879 gene encoding 16 kDa phloem protein 1 isoform X2: MAVGVLEVLLVSAKGLGNTDFFGKMDPYVLIQYKTQERKSSIARGQGSNPSWGEKFTLRVEYPGEGDHHQFKLNLKIMDKDTFSADDYIGSATIFLEDFLALGVENGTAELHPSKYRVVRMDQSYCGEIQVGLTFNLREEPEINEEYGGWKQSEY, translated from the exons ATGGCAGTTGGGGTTTTGGAGGTGTTGCTGGTGAGCGCAAAAGGCCTTGGAAACACTGATTTCTTTG GTAAGATGGATCCCTACGTTTTGATTCAGTACAAGACACAAGAACGCAAAAGCAGCATCGCCAGAG GGCAGGGAAGTAATCCATCATGGGGGGAGAAGTTCACGTTGCGGGTGGAGTATCCAGGAGAAGGCGACCATCACCAGTTCAAGCTCAACCTCAAGATCATGGACAAAGACACCTTCTCCGCCGACGACTACATTGGAAGTGCGAC CATCTTTCTGGAGGACTTTCTGGCGTTAGGAGTGGAGAACGGGACCGCCGAGCTGCATCCGAGCAAATACCGGGTGGTTCGGATGGACCAGTCCTATTGCGGAGAGATCCAAGTTGGCTTAACATTCAATTTAAGG GAGGAGCCGGAGATTAATGAAGAGTACGGAGGATGGAAGCAAAGCGAGTATTAG
- the LOC104420880 gene encoding uncharacterized protein LOC104420880 isoform X4 produces the protein MVAVGLAAMGGTKSGSGRMGASWFATFLWTAGRKNSGFPSRDLDLLGIFICQGTTIQGNLEDLLLWSLWTLMMLLMLNTIWMDKILRGGKYLLLLLQRVGRGQRTCVEELEGNLQGMEEDLIMDVLVHAHDLLVAHQLLGVGIAPGHTLLCQESVGFLLYHLVEGMLMTTPDRLEPLHRSAKDGMAENPGTSQGKHMIGGVHLQLLTHQDHLLGRDQGLQNHRPADEEICSSRSCSSRCVVPYLNSSIFFCVSELKRMLFA, from the exons ATGGTGGCGGTGGGCCTGGCGGCTATGGGAGGCACAAAGAGCGGGAGCGGTCGCATGGGAGCCTCTTGGTTCGCAACATTCCTCTGGACTGCAG GGCGGAAGAACTCAGGATTCCCTTCGAGAGATTTGGACTTGTTAGGGATATTTATCTGCCAAGGGACTACTATACAGG gCAACCTCGAGGATTTGCTTTTGTGGAGTTTGTGGACCCTTATGATGCTGCTGATGCTCAATACCATATGGATGGACAAAATTTTGCGGGGCGGAAAATATCTGTTGTTGTTGCTGCAGAGAGTAGGAAGAGGCCAGAGGACATGCGTCGAAGAACTAGAAG GGAACCTTCAGGGTATGGAGGAAGATCTAATCATG GACGTTCTCGTTCACGCTCACGATCTCCTCGTCGCCCATCAGCTTCTAGGAGTCGGCATCGCTCCAG GTCATACTCTCCTGTGCCAAGAAAGCGTGGGGTTCCTTCTGTATCACCTAGTAGAAGGCATGCTGATGACCACTCCAGATCGCCTCGAGCCCCTTCACAGGAGCGCGAAGGACGGAATGGCAG AAAATCCAGGTACGAGTCAGGGGAAGCACATGATCGGAGGAGTTCATCTCCAGCTGCTGACGCATCAAGATCACCTTCTGGGTCGAGATCAAGGTCTCCAGAACCATCGCCCAGCAGATGAGGAAAT ATGTTCCAGCAGAAGTTGCAGCAGCAGATGTGTTGTACCTTATctaaacagttccatctttttttgtgtttccGAATTAAAGAGAATGTTATTTGCTTGA
- the LOC104420880 gene encoding uncharacterized protein LOC104420880 isoform X1, with the protein MVAVGLAAMGGTKSGSGRMGASWFATFLWTAGRKNSGFPSRDLDLLGIFICQGTTIQGNLEDLLLWSLWTLMMLLMLNTIWMDKILRGGKYLLLLLQRVGRGQRTCVEELEGNLQGMEEDLIMDVLVHAHDLLVAHQLLGVGIAPGHTLLCQESVGFLLYHLVEGMLMTTPDRLEPLHRSAKDGMAGHSLPIMTMDTIREMKMENPGTSQGKHMIGGVHLQLLTHQDHLLGRDQGLQNHRPADEEICSSRSCSSRCVVPYLNSSIFFCVSELKRMLFA; encoded by the exons ATGGTGGCGGTGGGCCTGGCGGCTATGGGAGGCACAAAGAGCGGGAGCGGTCGCATGGGAGCCTCTTGGTTCGCAACATTCCTCTGGACTGCAG GGCGGAAGAACTCAGGATTCCCTTCGAGAGATTTGGACTTGTTAGGGATATTTATCTGCCAAGGGACTACTATACAGG gCAACCTCGAGGATTTGCTTTTGTGGAGTTTGTGGACCCTTATGATGCTGCTGATGCTCAATACCATATGGATGGACAAAATTTTGCGGGGCGGAAAATATCTGTTGTTGTTGCTGCAGAGAGTAGGAAGAGGCCAGAGGACATGCGTCGAAGAACTAGAAG GGAACCTTCAGGGTATGGAGGAAGATCTAATCATG GACGTTCTCGTTCACGCTCACGATCTCCTCGTCGCCCATCAGCTTCTAGGAGTCGGCATCGCTCCAG GTCATACTCTCCTGTGCCAAGAAAGCGTGGGGTTCCTTCTGTATCACCTAGTAGAAGGCATGCTGATGACCACTCCAGATCGCCTCGAGCCCCTTCACAGGAGCGCGAAGGACGGAATGGCAGGTCATTCTCTCCCGATTATGACAATGGATACCATAAGGGAAATGAAAATGG AAAATCCAGGTACGAGTCAGGGGAAGCACATGATCGGAGGAGTTCATCTCCAGCTGCTGACGCATCAAGATCACCTTCTGGGTCGAGATCAAGGTCTCCAGAACCATCGCCCAGCAGATGAGGAAAT ATGTTCCAGCAGAAGTTGCAGCAGCAGATGTGTTGTACCTTATctaaacagttccatctttttttgtgtttccGAATTAAAGAGAATGTTATTTGCTTGA
- the LOC104420880 gene encoding serine/arginine-rich SC35-like splicing factor SCL30 isoform X6, translated as MRRYSPPYYSPPRRGYGGRERSPPPRRGYGGGGPGGYGRHKERERSHGSLLVRNIPLDCRAEELRIPFERFGLVRDIYLPRDYYTGQPRGFAFVEFVDPYDAADAQYHMDGQNFAGRKISVVVAAESRKRPEDMRRRTRREPSGYGGRSNHGRSRSRSRSPRRPSASRSRHRSRSYSPVPRKRGVPSVSPSRRHADDHSRSPRAPSQEREGRNGRYESGEAHDRRSSSPAADASRSPSGSRSRSPEPSPSR; from the exons ATGAGGAGGTACAGTCCACCGTACTATAGTCCGCCGAGACGAGGATACGGGGGCCGAGAGAGGAGTCCTCCTCCTCGGCGGGGATATGGTGGCGGTGGGCCTGGCGGCTATGGGAGGCACAAAGAGCGGGAGCGGTCGCATGGGAGCCTCTTGGTTCGCAACATTCCTCTGGACTGCAG GGCGGAAGAACTCAGGATTCCCTTCGAGAGATTTGGACTTGTTAGGGATATTTATCTGCCAAGGGACTACTATACAGG gCAACCTCGAGGATTTGCTTTTGTGGAGTTTGTGGACCCTTATGATGCTGCTGATGCTCAATACCATATGGATGGACAAAATTTTGCGGGGCGGAAAATATCTGTTGTTGTTGCTGCAGAGAGTAGGAAGAGGCCAGAGGACATGCGTCGAAGAACTAGAAG GGAACCTTCAGGGTATGGAGGAAGATCTAATCATG GACGTTCTCGTTCACGCTCACGATCTCCTCGTCGCCCATCAGCTTCTAGGAGTCGGCATCGCTCCAG GTCATACTCTCCTGTGCCAAGAAAGCGTGGGGTTCCTTCTGTATCACCTAGTAGAAGGCATGCTGATGACCACTCCAGATCGCCTCGAGCCCCTTCACAGGAGCGCGAAGGACGGAATGGCAG GTACGAGTCAGGGGAAGCACATGATCGGAGGAGTTCATCTCCAGCTGCTGACGCATCAAGATCACCTTCTGGGTCGAGATCAAGGTCTCCAGAACCATCGCCCAGCAGATGA
- the LOC104420880 gene encoding serine/arginine-rich SC35-like splicing factor SCL30 isoform X5 — MRRYSPPYYSPPRRGYGGRERSPPPRRGYGGGGPGGYGRHKERERSHGSLLVRNIPLDCRAEELRIPFERFGLVRDIYLPRDYYTGQPRGFAFVEFVDPYDAADAQYHMDGQNFAGRKISVVVAAESRKRPEDMRRRTRREPSGYGGRSNHGRSRSRSRSPRRPSASRSRHRSRSYSPVPRKRGVPSVSPSRRHADDHSRSPRAPSQEREGRNGRKSRYESGEAHDRRSSSPAADASRSPSGSRSRSPEPSPSR, encoded by the exons ATGAGGAGGTACAGTCCACCGTACTATAGTCCGCCGAGACGAGGATACGGGGGCCGAGAGAGGAGTCCTCCTCCTCGGCGGGGATATGGTGGCGGTGGGCCTGGCGGCTATGGGAGGCACAAAGAGCGGGAGCGGTCGCATGGGAGCCTCTTGGTTCGCAACATTCCTCTGGACTGCAG GGCGGAAGAACTCAGGATTCCCTTCGAGAGATTTGGACTTGTTAGGGATATTTATCTGCCAAGGGACTACTATACAGG gCAACCTCGAGGATTTGCTTTTGTGGAGTTTGTGGACCCTTATGATGCTGCTGATGCTCAATACCATATGGATGGACAAAATTTTGCGGGGCGGAAAATATCTGTTGTTGTTGCTGCAGAGAGTAGGAAGAGGCCAGAGGACATGCGTCGAAGAACTAGAAG GGAACCTTCAGGGTATGGAGGAAGATCTAATCATG GACGTTCTCGTTCACGCTCACGATCTCCTCGTCGCCCATCAGCTTCTAGGAGTCGGCATCGCTCCAG GTCATACTCTCCTGTGCCAAGAAAGCGTGGGGTTCCTTCTGTATCACCTAGTAGAAGGCATGCTGATGACCACTCCAGATCGCCTCGAGCCCCTTCACAGGAGCGCGAAGGACGGAATGGCAG AAAATCCAGGTACGAGTCAGGGGAAGCACATGATCGGAGGAGTTCATCTCCAGCTGCTGACGCATCAAGATCACCTTCTGGGTCGAGATCAAGGTCTCCAGAACCATCGCCCAGCAGATGA
- the LOC104420880 gene encoding serine/arginine-rich SC35-like splicing factor SCL30 isoform X3: MRRYSPPYYSPPRRGYGGRERSPPPRRGYGGGGPGGYGRHKERERSHGSLLVRNIPLDCRAEELRIPFERFGLVRDIYLPRDYYTGQPRGFAFVEFVDPYDAADAQYHMDGQNFAGRKISVVVAAESRKRPEDMRRRTRREPSGYGGRSNHGRSRSRSRSPRRPSASRSRHRSRSYSPVPRKRGVPSVSPSRRHADDHSRSPRAPSQEREGRNGRSFSPDYDNGYHKGNENGYESGEAHDRRSSSPAADASRSPSGSRSRSPEPSPSR; the protein is encoded by the exons ATGAGGAGGTACAGTCCACCGTACTATAGTCCGCCGAGACGAGGATACGGGGGCCGAGAGAGGAGTCCTCCTCCTCGGCGGGGATATGGTGGCGGTGGGCCTGGCGGCTATGGGAGGCACAAAGAGCGGGAGCGGTCGCATGGGAGCCTCTTGGTTCGCAACATTCCTCTGGACTGCAG GGCGGAAGAACTCAGGATTCCCTTCGAGAGATTTGGACTTGTTAGGGATATTTATCTGCCAAGGGACTACTATACAGG gCAACCTCGAGGATTTGCTTTTGTGGAGTTTGTGGACCCTTATGATGCTGCTGATGCTCAATACCATATGGATGGACAAAATTTTGCGGGGCGGAAAATATCTGTTGTTGTTGCTGCAGAGAGTAGGAAGAGGCCAGAGGACATGCGTCGAAGAACTAGAAG GGAACCTTCAGGGTATGGAGGAAGATCTAATCATG GACGTTCTCGTTCACGCTCACGATCTCCTCGTCGCCCATCAGCTTCTAGGAGTCGGCATCGCTCCAG GTCATACTCTCCTGTGCCAAGAAAGCGTGGGGTTCCTTCTGTATCACCTAGTAGAAGGCATGCTGATGACCACTCCAGATCGCCTCGAGCCCCTTCACAGGAGCGCGAAGGACGGAATGGCAGGTCATTCTCTCCCGATTATGACAATGGATACCATAAGGGAAATGAAAATGG GTACGAGTCAGGGGAAGCACATGATCGGAGGAGTTCATCTCCAGCTGCTGACGCATCAAGATCACCTTCTGGGTCGAGATCAAGGTCTCCAGAACCATCGCCCAGCAGATGA
- the LOC104420880 gene encoding serine/arginine-rich SC35-like splicing factor SCL30 isoform X2 has translation MRRYSPPYYSPPRRGYGGRERSPPPRRGYGGGGPGGYGRHKERERSHGSLLVRNIPLDCRAEELRIPFERFGLVRDIYLPRDYYTGQPRGFAFVEFVDPYDAADAQYHMDGQNFAGRKISVVVAAESRKRPEDMRRRTRREPSGYGGRSNHGRSRSRSRSPRRPSASRSRHRSRSYSPVPRKRGVPSVSPSRRHADDHSRSPRAPSQEREGRNGRSFSPDYDNGYHKGNENGKSRYESGEAHDRRSSSPAADASRSPSGSRSRSPEPSPSR, from the exons ATGAGGAGGTACAGTCCACCGTACTATAGTCCGCCGAGACGAGGATACGGGGGCCGAGAGAGGAGTCCTCCTCCTCGGCGGGGATATGGTGGCGGTGGGCCTGGCGGCTATGGGAGGCACAAAGAGCGGGAGCGGTCGCATGGGAGCCTCTTGGTTCGCAACATTCCTCTGGACTGCAG GGCGGAAGAACTCAGGATTCCCTTCGAGAGATTTGGACTTGTTAGGGATATTTATCTGCCAAGGGACTACTATACAGG gCAACCTCGAGGATTTGCTTTTGTGGAGTTTGTGGACCCTTATGATGCTGCTGATGCTCAATACCATATGGATGGACAAAATTTTGCGGGGCGGAAAATATCTGTTGTTGTTGCTGCAGAGAGTAGGAAGAGGCCAGAGGACATGCGTCGAAGAACTAGAAG GGAACCTTCAGGGTATGGAGGAAGATCTAATCATG GACGTTCTCGTTCACGCTCACGATCTCCTCGTCGCCCATCAGCTTCTAGGAGTCGGCATCGCTCCAG GTCATACTCTCCTGTGCCAAGAAAGCGTGGGGTTCCTTCTGTATCACCTAGTAGAAGGCATGCTGATGACCACTCCAGATCGCCTCGAGCCCCTTCACAGGAGCGCGAAGGACGGAATGGCAGGTCATTCTCTCCCGATTATGACAATGGATACCATAAGGGAAATGAAAATGG AAAATCCAGGTACGAGTCAGGGGAAGCACATGATCGGAGGAGTTCATCTCCAGCTGCTGACGCATCAAGATCACCTTCTGGGTCGAGATCAAGGTCTCCAGAACCATCGCCCAGCAGATGA